Proteins encoded together in one Myxocyprinus asiaticus isolate MX2 ecotype Aquarium Trade chromosome 21, UBuf_Myxa_2, whole genome shotgun sequence window:
- the LOC127412138 gene encoding homeobox protein SIX2-like, translated as MSMLPTFGFTQEQVACVCEVLQQGGNIERLGRFLWSLPACEHLHKNESVLKAKAVVAFHRANFRELYKILESHQFSPHNHPKLQQLWLKAHYIEAEKLRGRPLGAVGKYRVRRKFPLPRSIWDGEETSYCFKEKSRSVLREWYTHNPYPSPREKRELAEATGLTTTQVSNWFKNRRQRDRAAEAKERENNENSNTNSHNPLTSSMNGNKTILGSSDDDDDKTPSGTPDHTSSSPALLLTSNSGLQSIHGLVPPPGPSAIPVPSADSVHHHHHTLHDTILNPMSSNLVDLGS; from the exons ATGTCTATGCTTCCAACGTTCGGCTTTACGCAAGAGCAAGTGGCGTGCGTCTGCGAGGTacttcagcagggtggcaacatTGAACGTCTCGGGCGCTTTTTGTGGTCTCTGCCGGCCTGCGAACATCTCCACAAGAACGAGAGTGTGCTTAAAGCAAAAGCCGTGGTCGCTTTTCATAGGGCAAATTTTAGAGAGCTTTATAAGATTCTCGAGAGCCACCAGTTCTCACCGCACAACCATCCGAAACTGCAGCAGCTGTGGCTCAAAGCGCATTACATCGAGGCAGAGAAGCTCCGGGGCCGCCCTCTTGGGGCAGTTGGGAAGTACCGCGTCCGAAGAAAGTTTCCGCTACCCCGGTCCATTTGGGACGGCGAGGAGACAAGTTACTGCTTTAAAGAAAAGAGCAGGAGCGTGCTGCGGGAATGGTACACCCATAACCCATACCCGTCCCCGCGGGAGAAGAGGGAACTAGCAGAGGCAACTGGGCTTACAACAACACAAGTCAGTAACTGGTTTAAAAACAGACGTCAACGCGACCGAGCAGCGGAGGCTAAAGAAAG GGAAAATAACGAGAACTCGAACACAAACAGTCACAACCCACTGACGTCTTCCATGAATGGAAATAAGACTATTTTAGGAAGTTCAGACGACGACGACGACAAAACGCCGTCTGGTACCCCAGATCACACCTCGTCAAGCCCGGCCTTGCTCCTCACGTCAAACTCCGGGCTGCAGTCCATTCACGGCCTCGTACCTCCACCTGGTCCCAGCGCCATCCCGGTGCCTAGTGCAGATTCCGTGCACCACCATCACCACACATTACACGACACTATACTGAACCCTATGTCATCAAACTTGGTCGACCTTGGCTCTTAA